The following proteins are co-located in the Pomacea canaliculata isolate SZHN2017 linkage group LG10, ASM307304v1, whole genome shotgun sequence genome:
- the LOC112573851 gene encoding pathogenesis-related protein 1-like: MACLLMTVAVAAVSLLAVQGTFQTDILGDLNRARQGEHVNKPLTWSAPLATQSKNWASQCKFQHSGLAGASEIIFMTFTTGVTATKVATDSLHAWMSEKAQPGCTCSNLSTCGHYCIIINSKNVKVGCAMQKCANINGHPATLVVCRLSG; encoded by the exons ATGGCTTGTCTGCTGATGACggtggctgttgctgctgtgtcGCTGCTGGCGGTGCAGGGCACATTCCAAACTGACATCCTGGGAGATTTGAACCGTGCCAGACAGGGCGAGCATGTCAACAAACCGCTG ACCTGGAGCGCCCCCCTGGCGACACAGTCCAAAAACTGGGCCTCTCAGTGCAAGTTCCAGCACTCGGGTCTCGCCGGCGCCTCTGAGATCATCTTCATGACATTCACCACCGGCGTCACCGCCACCAAAGTCGCCACCGACAGCCTGCACGCGTGGATGAGTGAGAAGGCGCAGCCGGGCTGTACGTGCTCCAACCTCTCCACCTGTGGCCACTACTGCATT ATAATCAACTCCAAGAACGTGAAGGTTGGGTGCGCCATGCAGAAGTGTGCAAACATCAATGGACACCCTGCTACCCTTGTCGTCTGCCGCCTGTCAGGTTAA